ACAATGTCGGCGCCCAGAACGCCACCGACCACGGCACCGACAAGATCAACAAGGACAAGCGCGTGTCGCTGCGCTGGCAGCATAGCGCCGATGCTTGGTACAACGAGTTGATCGTGTCCAAGGAGTCCTCGGAGAACAATCCGTTGCCGATGGCCATTGGCCCCGGCGCCAACTACGTTTACCTGAACTATCGTCCGGCGCCGTCCACCGACATCGACGAGTACACGTTCTTGTCCACCGGCCCGGCCGGCGGCGCGAGCATCCAGCAGCGCAAGCAGGACGGCTGGAGTCTGCAGGATGACCTGACGTTCACCAGCTTCACCTGGCATGGCGAGCACACCATCAAGATGGGTGTGAACTACAAGGACATCACCCTGACCGCGCAGGACGCCGCTTCGCAGAACCCGCAGTTCAGCTACCAAGTCGGCGCCGGCGGCGTGCCCGGGGTTGCCGCGACGCCTTATCGCGTCGACTTCTATTCGCCCTATGCGACCCCGGGCCAGAAGGCGCTGGTGGAAACCGATGCCAAGCAGTACGGCATCTACATCCAGGACGACTGGGCGGTCACCGACAAGCTGCTGCTCAACATCGGCGTGCGCTGGGACTACGAAGACAACCCGGCCTATACCGATTTCGTGACCGCGCCAGGCTTCGTCGCCGCGCTCAACGCCGATGATCCCGAAAATCCCGGCAGGCCGTGGGGCGATCGTCTGTTGGCCAGTGGCATCAACTATCACGACTACATCTCGACCGGCCATAACCGCAAGAACTTCAAGGACGCCTGGCAGCCGCGCCTGGGCTTCTCCTATGACATGTTCGGTGACGAGAGCAGCGTGATCCACGGCGGTGCGGGTCGCTCCTACGACCGCAATCTGTTCGAGCAGCTGGCCTACGAGACCAGCAAGGCGGCGCTGTCCCCGGTGGCGGTGTTCTTCCGGGGCAACTACCCCAACAGCACCAATGGCTGCTACCGCCCCGACCGGCTTTGCGTCGACTACGATCCCAAATACCAGGACATCAACCAGCTCAACGCCATCGCCGGCGTGCAGGGCAGCGGTGAGTTGTTCATCTTCAACAATCATCTCAAGACGCCCTACAGCGACCAGTACAGCCTGGGCGTGAGCAACCAGGTCGGCGACTGGCTGACCGACGTCACCGTGCAGCGCAATCTGAGCTACGACGGCTTCGCGATGACGCTGATCAATCGCTATCCCAATGGCGCCTACTTCGAAAATGGCAGCGCACCCTGGGGCGAGCCGGTGCCGGGTTACAACAACACGATTCTGGGCGGCAACGGCCTGGAGTCGCGCAGCACCCAGGTCCTGCTGTCGGCCGAGAAGCCGTACACCAAGGAATCCGGTTGGGGCGCCACGTTCTCCTATACCCATACCAACGCGCGCCAGAACCGCAACATCGACGAGGCCTTCGCCTTCGACAAGGCGCGTATCCAGGACTACCCGTTCGTCAAGTCCGACGCGGTGGCTGCGCACCGCTTCGTCGCCTCCGGCTCGTTGGACGGCTTCTGGGGCATGACCTTCGGCGCCAAGCTGGTGCTGGCCACGCCCGAGCCGATCAATGCGATTGCCTGCTATGGCCGCACTGATCCCGATGGCGCGACCTGTCAGCAGGTTGGCGTCACGCCGCCCGGTTCTGGCAAGTTCCTCTTTGGTGGCGACATCTGGGGTTACCGCACGGTGGACTTCCAGGCGAGCAAGGACTTCACCGTCCACAATGACTTCAAGCTTTCCGCGCGCCTGAACCTGCTCAACGCGTTCAACTTCAAGAACTACTCGGCCTACTCGTACGGCGACTGGGGCAGCAATGGTCAGCTCGATCCGCACATCACGATCAACAAGACTGGTGACATCAACTACTTCCCGCGCACGTTGACGCTGGAAATCGGCGCCAAGTTCTAATCAAACGAACGCCACACCGCATGCATTGAAGCGCGTGCACACCGAACGGGGCCAACTGGCCCCGTTCGTCTTTGCTCGCAAGGTGCGCGCGACCGTTTACGGGA
The window above is part of the Pseudoxanthomonas sp. X-1 genome. Proteins encoded here:
- a CDS encoding TonB-dependent receptor, yielding MKNKHSISRSPSRSLLAIALAGCMVASVPAFAQTSTAILRGTVTSADAGQEVTVTNKATGSVRRAVIGQNGNYTVVGLQPGLYTVEAGGVSRDVTLTVASSSTVDLEAPTSAPAGDATNLGTVSVTAPLTRDVKTSEVGNTISLRQIEQLPQATRNFLEFADTVPGMVFNVDAQGHTTLRGGASNSSAGNLYIDGVSQKSYVAKGGIAGQNDSQGNPFPQLAIGEYKVVTSNYKAEFGQVSGAALVAATKSGTNEFHGEVFYRYTDQDMRNKRPDEDDGKVESRVKEYGAAFGGPILQDRMHFFVAYEGKDNIVPRSIQPSPEAGPYVSLLPSNLSSQYGAATLPFSEDLYFGKIDFEPTDNDRFELAAQYRDETQVDNVGAQNATDHGTDKINKDKRVSLRWQHSADAWYNELIVSKESSENNPLPMAIGPGANYVYLNYRPAPSTDIDEYTFLSTGPAGGASIQQRKQDGWSLQDDLTFTSFTWHGEHTIKMGVNYKDITLTAQDAASQNPQFSYQVGAGGVPGVAATPYRVDFYSPYATPGQKALVETDAKQYGIYIQDDWAVTDKLLLNIGVRWDYEDNPAYTDFVTAPGFVAALNADDPENPGRPWGDRLLASGINYHDYISTGHNRKNFKDAWQPRLGFSYDMFGDESSVIHGGAGRSYDRNLFEQLAYETSKAALSPVAVFFRGNYPNSTNGCYRPDRLCVDYDPKYQDINQLNAIAGVQGSGELFIFNNHLKTPYSDQYSLGVSNQVGDWLTDVTVQRNLSYDGFAMTLINRYPNGAYFENGSAPWGEPVPGYNNTILGGNGLESRSTQVLLSAEKPYTKESGWGATFSYTHTNARQNRNIDEAFAFDKARIQDYPFVKSDAVAAHRFVASGSLDGFWGMTFGAKLVLATPEPINAIACYGRTDPDGATCQQVGVTPPGSGKFLFGGDIWGYRTVDFQASKDFTVHNDFKLSARLNLLNAFNFKNYSAYSYGDWGSNGQLDPHITINKTGDINYFPRTLTLEIGAKF